One region of Bradyrhizobium betae genomic DNA includes:
- a CDS encoding co-chaperone GroES: MKFRPLHDRVVVKRIDAEEKTAGGIIIPDSAKEKPSQGEIVAVGPGGRDEAGKLIPIDLKVGDRVLFGKWSGTEVKIDNVDLLIMKESDIMGVLDVPASKKKAA; the protein is encoded by the coding sequence ATGAAATTCCGTCCGCTTCACGACCGCGTCGTGGTCAAGCGCATCGACGCAGAAGAGAAGACCGCTGGCGGCATCATCATTCCCGACAGTGCCAAGGAAAAGCCCTCGCAGGGCGAAATCGTCGCCGTCGGCCCGGGTGGCCGCGACGAAGCCGGCAAGCTGATCCCGATCGACCTGAAGGTCGGCGACCGCGTGCTGTTCGGCAAGTGGTCCGGCACCGAGGTCAAGATCGACAACGTCGACCTGCTGATCATGAAGGAAAGCGACATCATGGGCGTCCTCGACGTCCCCGCTTCCAAGAAGAAGGCGGCCTAA
- a CDS encoding usg protein — protein MVSRVGVVSDDFRKQVLGYGLTTAEILYRMPDHPSLLQTYVWQNYDLFPKFPALKDFLAFWQAKLDGPLHSVTVAHSKLIKPAELRAVDGVFRLH, from the coding sequence ATGGTCTCGCGGGTTGGGGTTGTTTCCGACGACTTTCGGAAGCAGGTGCTGGGTTACGGGCTGACGACGGCGGAAATCCTCTACCGGATGCCGGATCATCCCTCGCTGCTTCAGACCTATGTCTGGCAGAATTACGATCTCTTCCCGAAATTCCCGGCGCTGAAGGACTTTCTGGCCTTCTGGCAGGCGAAGCTCGACGGTCCGCTCCATTCGGTGACGGTCGCGCATTCCAAGCTGATCAAGCCGGCCGAGCTGCGCGCCGTGGATGGCGTGTTCCGGCTGCATTGA
- a CDS encoding cupin domain-containing protein, with product MAKKLKSRSAAQVAVKKRSGAKVAVRSSARKAVKAKARAMPAKSAVKKPARPKQRIAISHHREEDFKADGLRAYAKYRDLGIAAASHGLAQAHVIRLQGPCDPAEVSKLHFHHVDFQLVYVLKGWVKTYMDGQGETLMKEGSAWTQPPKIKHMILDYSDDVELLEVILPAEFKTVELKA from the coding sequence ATGGCCAAGAAGCTGAAATCGCGCAGCGCAGCGCAGGTCGCGGTGAAGAAGCGGAGCGGAGCCAAGGTCGCCGTGCGATCCTCGGCGCGCAAGGCTGTGAAGGCGAAGGCGCGCGCAATGCCAGCCAAATCAGCGGTCAAAAAACCCGCACGTCCCAAGCAGCGCATCGCAATCAGCCATCACCGCGAAGAAGACTTCAAGGCCGACGGCCTGCGCGCCTACGCCAAGTACCGCGACCTCGGCATCGCCGCCGCAAGCCACGGCCTCGCGCAAGCCCACGTGATCCGGCTGCAGGGCCCGTGCGATCCCGCCGAGGTGTCGAAGCTGCACTTCCACCATGTCGACTTCCAGCTGGTCTACGTGCTCAAGGGCTGGGTGAAGACCTACATGGACGGGCAGGGCGAGACCCTGATGAAGGAAGGCAGCGCCTGGACCCAGCCGCCGAAGATCAAGCACATGATTCTGGATTACTCCGACGATGTCGAACTGCTGGAGGTGATCCTGCCGGCGGAATTCAAGACGGTGGAGTTGAAGGCGTAG
- a CDS encoding MFS transporter — MAPKATALHLGVITYLGAVSEVQIFIATFVLGIAGAFESPTTAALLPLIAPQGSLQRATAVASGAGQVATITGPALGGFAYAIAPHLAYAVMLLFWIFGMILTGFIRPRPQAVAKEGTDSDNIFAGVRFIRSNPAILGTISLDLFAVLFGGVTALLPIYARDILQTGPMGLGILRAAPAVGALLMTMVLARHAISRHVGLRMFQAVIVFGLATIVFALSSWMWLSVLSLAILGAADTISVVIRFSLVQLSTPDEMRGRVGAVNFLFINASNQLGQFESGVAAALLGAMPAAVLGGVATVAVALLWMKLFPSLRQVESLE, encoded by the coding sequence ATGGCGCCGAAAGCGACCGCGCTCCATCTCGGTGTCATCACCTATCTCGGCGCGGTCAGCGAGGTGCAGATCTTCATCGCGACCTTCGTGCTTGGCATTGCCGGCGCGTTCGAAAGCCCGACTACCGCGGCGCTGTTGCCGCTGATCGCGCCGCAGGGATCGCTGCAGCGCGCGACGGCGGTCGCGAGCGGTGCGGGGCAGGTTGCGACCATCACGGGACCGGCGCTCGGCGGCTTCGCCTACGCGATCGCGCCGCATCTTGCCTATGCCGTGATGCTGCTGTTCTGGATTTTCGGGATGATCCTGACCGGCTTCATCCGGCCGCGACCGCAGGCGGTGGCCAAGGAGGGCACCGACTCGGACAACATCTTTGCCGGCGTCCGCTTCATCCGCAGCAATCCCGCCATCCTCGGCACCATCTCGCTCGATCTGTTCGCGGTGCTGTTCGGCGGCGTCACCGCGCTGCTGCCGATCTATGCCCGCGACATTCTCCAGACCGGTCCGATGGGGCTCGGGATATTGCGCGCCGCGCCGGCGGTCGGTGCGCTGCTGATGACGATGGTGCTGGCGCGTCACGCCATCTCGCGCCACGTGGGCCTGCGCATGTTCCAGGCCGTGATCGTGTTCGGTCTCGCCACGATCGTGTTCGCGCTGTCGTCCTGGATGTGGCTGTCGGTGCTCTCGCTGGCGATTTTGGGAGCCGCCGACACCATCAGCGTCGTGATCCGCTTCTCCCTGGTGCAGCTTTCGACGCCCGACGAGATGCGCGGCCGCGTCGGCGCGGTGAATTTCCTCTTCATCAACGCCTCCAACCAGCTCGGCCAGTTCGAGAGCGGCGTGGCGGCAGCCCTGCTCGGCGCCATGCCGGCCGCCGTACTCGGCGGCGTCGCGACCGTCGCGGTCGCGCTGCTATGGATGAAGCTGTTTCCGAGCCTGCGGCAGGTGGAGAGCCTGGAGTAG
- a CDS encoding SDR family oxidoreductase, which yields MSEANKIAVVTGAGTGVGRAASLALMNIGFTVVLVGRRLDMLEETAKLGLAGKSLCVTADMTKPDSVAALFDKVKATYGRLDVLFNNAGMGAPPVNFEDLSLEQWQAVVNTNLTGPFLCTQHAFRIMKDQSPRGGRIINNGSISAHAPRPFSAAYTSTKHAITGLTKASNLDGRMYDIAVGQVDIGNAATPMTDRMVAGPGVMQPDGTMKHEPRMDAKAVGDAVAYMAGLPLDANVLTMTVMATKMPFVGRG from the coding sequence ATGAGTGAAGCAAACAAGATCGCAGTGGTGACGGGCGCAGGCACCGGTGTCGGCCGCGCGGCGTCGCTGGCGCTGATGAACATCGGCTTCACCGTGGTGCTCGTCGGACGCCGGCTCGACATGCTCGAGGAGACCGCCAAGCTCGGCCTCGCCGGCAAGAGCCTGTGCGTCACCGCCGACATGACCAAGCCGGACTCGGTCGCCGCGCTGTTCGACAAGGTGAAGGCAACCTACGGCCGGCTCGACGTGCTGTTCAACAATGCCGGCATGGGCGCGCCGCCGGTGAACTTCGAGGATCTCAGCCTCGAGCAGTGGCAGGCGGTGGTGAACACCAACCTCACCGGCCCGTTCCTGTGCACCCAGCACGCCTTCCGCATCATGAAGGACCAGTCCCCGCGCGGCGGCCGCATCATCAACAACGGCTCGATCTCGGCGCACGCGCCGCGGCCGTTCTCGGCCGCCTACACCTCGACCAAGCACGCCATCACGGGCCTGACCAAGGCGTCCAACCTCGACGGGCGCATGTACGACATCGCGGTCGGCCAGGTCGACATCGGCAACGCCGCGACGCCGATGACCGACCGCATGGTCGCCGGCCCTGGCGTCATGCAACCCGACGGCACGATGAAGCACGAGCCGCGCATGGACGCCAAGGCGGTCGGCGATGCCGTCGCCTACATGGCCGGCCTGCCGCTCGATGCCAACGTGCTGACCATGACGGTCATGGCCACCAAGATGCCGTTCGTCGGACGGGGCTAG
- a CDS encoding proteasome-type protease codes for MTYCCGILVRDGLVMIADTRTNAGLDNVSTFRKLHIFSKPGDRIMAIASAGNLAISQSVLSTLTEGLEDPNTGEIETLMNAPTMFQAAQRIGRAIRAVHATEGPALKSEDVSFDVSFLFGGQIKGARMRLFMVYTAGNFIECTTDTPYLQIGEHKYGKPVLDRAMHYDVELYEALKTGLISMDSTMRSNLGVGLPIDVLVVRADACDADLNHRIEAGEPYFHDLRSRWSAALRAAHQNIPRPPYKNEKEPKT; via the coding sequence ATGACCTATTGTTGCGGAATCCTGGTTCGGGACGGTCTGGTGATGATCGCCGACACCCGCACCAATGCCGGCCTCGACAACGTCTCGACCTTCCGCAAGCTGCACATCTTCTCCAAGCCCGGCGACCGCATCATGGCGATCGCCAGCGCCGGCAACCTTGCCATCAGCCAGTCGGTGCTCTCCACCCTCACCGAGGGTCTGGAAGACCCCAACACGGGCGAGATCGAGACGCTGATGAACGCGCCCACCATGTTCCAGGCCGCCCAGCGCATCGGCCGGGCGATCCGGGCCGTGCACGCGACCGAAGGGCCGGCGCTGAAGTCCGAGGACGTCTCGTTCGACGTCTCCTTCCTGTTCGGCGGCCAGATCAAGGGCGCGCGGATGCGCCTCTTCATGGTCTACACGGCCGGCAATTTCATCGAGTGCACCACCGACACGCCTTACCTGCAGATCGGCGAGCATAAATACGGCAAGCCGGTGCTCGACCGCGCCATGCATTACGACGTCGAGCTCTACGAAGCGCTGAAGACCGGCCTGATCTCGATGGACTCGACCATGCGCTCCAATCTCGGCGTCGGCCTGCCGATCGACGTGCTGGTGGTGCGGGCGGATGCCTGCGATGCCGATCTCAACCACCGCATCGAGGCCGGCGAGCCCTATTTCCACGATCTGCGCTCGCGCTGGTCGGCGGCGCTGCGTGCCGCGCATCAGAACATTCCGCGGCCGCCCTACAAGAACGAAAAAGAACCGAAAACCTGA
- a CDS encoding carboxymuconolactone decarboxylase family protein, whose translation MATVKLLSDDELSAEARAVFDDIRKVRKSDFVNNFWRALAHDPKTLRRTWESIKEVMAPGALDPKIKEMIYVAVSVAHGCSYCIHSHTAGARAKGMTEAEYGEMLAIIGMAAETNRLVTALGVPVDEAFLVDAAD comes from the coding sequence ATGGCGACCGTGAAGCTGCTTTCGGACGACGAGCTATCCGCTGAGGCGCGCGCCGTTTTCGACGACATCCGCAAGGTGCGGAAGTCGGACTTCGTCAACAATTTCTGGCGCGCGCTGGCGCACGATCCGAAGACGCTGCGGCGGACCTGGGAGAGCATCAAGGAGGTGATGGCTCCGGGTGCGCTCGATCCCAAGATCAAGGAAATGATCTATGTCGCGGTCTCGGTGGCGCATGGCTGCAGCTACTGTATCCATTCGCACACCGCGGGCGCACGGGCGAAGGGCATGACCGAGGCCGAATATGGCGAGATGCTCGCCATCATCGGCATGGCCGCGGAGACGAACCGGCTGGTCACAGCGCTGGGCGTTCCCGTCGACGAGGCGTTTCTCGTCGATGCCGCGGACTGA
- a CDS encoding transglutaminase family protein, which yields MRLRIQHTTTYRYEPPATSVIQILRMTPCSHDGQYVAEWQIDVSTDTKLDTHEDAFGNVTHVLSCGPVGDIKIIAEGLIETHDTGGVLRGADERFPADMFLRTTELTEVNPAMAAVARQLRSEAESDTLGFLHTLMTEIGDHMTFDEDPTNSGTSAAEAFTLKRGVCQDYAHIFIACARSGGVPARFVSGHFLRADGTVYQDAGHAWAEAYVADLGWVGFDPANSICTTDAHVRVAIGLDYLGAAPVRGTRYGGGAETLTVAVKVEQAGRGGQSQSQSQRQT from the coding sequence ATGCGCCTGCGAATCCAGCACACCACGACCTATCGCTACGAGCCGCCGGCCACCAGCGTGATCCAGATCCTGCGCATGACACCGTGCAGCCATGACGGACAATACGTCGCGGAGTGGCAGATCGACGTCTCCACCGATACCAAGCTCGATACCCATGAGGACGCATTCGGCAACGTCACCCACGTACTGTCCTGCGGCCCCGTCGGCGACATCAAGATCATCGCCGAGGGCCTGATCGAGACCCATGACACCGGCGGCGTGCTGCGCGGCGCCGACGAGCGCTTTCCGGCCGACATGTTCCTGCGCACCACCGAACTGACCGAGGTCAATCCGGCGATGGCGGCGGTGGCGCGCCAGTTGCGCAGCGAAGCCGAAAGCGACACGCTCGGCTTCCTGCACACGCTGATGACCGAGATCGGCGACCACATGACCTTCGACGAGGATCCGACCAACAGCGGCACCTCGGCGGCCGAGGCGTTCACGCTCAAGCGCGGTGTCTGCCAGGACTACGCGCATATCTTCATCGCCTGCGCCCGCAGCGGCGGCGTGCCGGCGCGCTTCGTTTCCGGCCATTTCCTGCGCGCCGACGGCACGGTGTATCAGGACGCGGGCCATGCCTGGGCGGAGGCCTACGTGGCTGATCTCGGCTGGGTCGGCTTCGATCCCGCCAACAGCATCTGCACCACCGATGCCCATGTCCGTGTCGCGATCGGGCTCGATTATCTCGGCGCGGCACCCGTGCGCGGCACCCGCTATGGCGGCGGCGCGGAGACGCTGACGGTCGCCGTCAAGGTCGAGCAGGCCGGTCGCGGCGGCCAGTCGCAATCGCAGTCTCAGCGGCAGACTTAA
- a CDS encoding alpha-E domain-containing protein — MLSRTAENLYWLARYVERAEYLARTIDATLRVTALPAAYIGKTNEWDSALLTAGVAASFYQQYQEANEHNVVEYLSFSANNPSSIRNCIEAARLNSRSVRTALTSEMWDTINSAWIELQEVWSKGTSTREELAKFLRFVQETSLRFDGSAYRTMLRNDAYWFSRMGLHLERADNTARILDVKYHVLLPEEEHVGGPLDFYQWTSILRSVSALTAYHWVYRETLKPWLIADLLILNDTLPRSLASCYGNLVRNLDQIGVAYGRQGPAQRHARGIRNRLEHSNMNDIFQHGVHEFIQEFIADNSRLGEIITKQYLI, encoded by the coding sequence ATGCTGTCGCGTACCGCCGAAAACCTCTACTGGCTCGCCCGCTACGTCGAACGGGCCGAATATCTCGCGCGCACCATCGACGCGACCTTGCGCGTCACCGCGCTGCCCGCCGCCTATATCGGCAAGACCAACGAATGGGACTCGGCGCTGCTGACCGCCGGCGTCGCCGCGAGCTTCTATCAGCAGTACCAGGAAGCCAACGAGCACAACGTCGTCGAATACCTCTCGTTCTCGGCGAACAACCCGTCCTCGATCCGGAACTGCATCGAGGCGGCGCGGCTCAACTCGCGCTCGGTGCGCACCGCGCTCACCAGCGAGATGTGGGACACCATCAACTCGGCCTGGATCGAATTGCAGGAGGTCTGGAGCAAGGGCACGTCGACGCGCGAGGAACTCGCCAAATTCCTGCGCTTCGTCCAGGAGACCTCGCTGCGCTTCGACGGCTCGGCCTACCGGACCATGCTGCGCAACGACGCCTACTGGTTTTCGCGGATGGGCCTGCATCTCGAGCGCGCCGACAACACCGCGCGCATTCTCGACGTGAAGTACCACGTGCTGCTGCCCGAGGAAGAGCATGTCGGCGGCCCGCTCGACTTCTACCAGTGGACCTCGATCCTGCGCTCGGTCTCGGCGCTGACGGCCTATCACTGGGTCTATCGCGAGACGCTGAAGCCCTGGCTGATCGCCGATCTTCTCATCCTCAACGACACGCTGCCGCGGTCGCTGGCGAGCTGCTACGGCAACCTCGTGCGCAATCTCGACCAGATCGGCGTCGCCTACGGCCGCCAGGGCCCGGCCCAGCGCCACGCCCGCGGCATCCGCAACCGGCTCGAACACAGCAATATGAACGACATTTTCCAGCATGGCGTGCATGAATTCATTCAGGAATTCATCGCGGACAATTCCAGGCTGGGCGAAATCATCACGAAGCAGTATTTGATCTAG
- a CDS encoding circularly permuted type 2 ATP-grasp protein — MAVAFDEMNIPGGDLRPAYQELARWLKETPPEALEYRRQEAELLFRRIGITFAVYGDSESTERLIPFDVIPRIMSGKEWALLEKGLKQRVRALNMFLRDIYHGRDILRAGIVPDDLIFQNPVFRPEMNGQQVPHDVYVHIAGIDIVRVDAEDFIVLEDNARTPSGVSYMLENREIMMRLFPDLFARHRVAPVERYPDELLSALRSVAPQGASGEPTVALLTPGVYNSAYYEHSFLADKLGIELVEGRDLIIKNNEVFMRTTEGLKRVDVIYRRVDDDFIDPLTFRPDSVLGVPGLMSAYAAGNITLANAVGTGIADDKAIYSYMPDIVKFYLGEEPILKNVPTWRCREPKDLAYVLDNLSELVVKEVHGSGGYGMLIGPAATKATIEAFREKLKREPEGFIAQPTLALSTCPTCTASGLAPRHVDLRPFVLTGSKTTTIVPGGLTRVALKEGSLVVNSSQGGGTKDTWILDE; from the coding sequence ATGGCAGTCGCGTTTGACGAAATGAACATTCCCGGCGGGGACCTTCGCCCCGCCTATCAAGAGCTGGCGCGCTGGCTCAAGGAGACGCCTCCCGAGGCGCTCGAATATCGCCGCCAGGAAGCCGAGCTCCTGTTCCGCCGCATCGGCATCACCTTTGCCGTCTATGGCGATTCCGAATCCACCGAGCGCCTGATCCCCTTCGACGTGATCCCGCGGATCATGTCCGGCAAGGAATGGGCGCTGCTGGAGAAGGGCCTGAAGCAGCGCGTGCGCGCGCTCAACATGTTCCTGCGCGACATCTATCACGGCCGCGACATCCTGCGCGCCGGGATCGTGCCCGACGATTTGATCTTCCAGAACCCGGTATTCCGCCCCGAGATGAACGGCCAGCAGGTGCCGCACGACGTGTACGTGCACATCGCCGGCATCGACATCGTCCGGGTCGACGCCGAGGACTTCATCGTGCTGGAGGACAACGCACGCACGCCGTCCGGCGTGTCCTACATGCTGGAAAACCGCGAGATCATGATGCGGTTGTTTCCGGATCTGTTCGCCCGCCACCGGGTGGCGCCGGTCGAGCGCTATCCGGACGAGCTGCTCTCCGCGCTTCGCTCGGTCGCCCCACAGGGCGCCTCCGGCGAGCCGACGGTCGCGCTGCTGACGCCGGGCGTCTACAACTCGGCCTATTACGAGCACTCCTTCCTCGCCGACAAGCTCGGCATCGAGCTGGTCGAGGGACGCGACCTCATCATCAAGAACAACGAAGTGTTCATGCGGACGACCGAGGGGCTGAAGCGGGTCGACGTGATCTACCGCCGCGTCGACGACGATTTCATCGATCCCCTCACCTTCCGCCCCGACTCCGTGCTCGGCGTGCCCGGGCTGATGTCGGCCTACGCGGCCGGCAACATCACGCTCGCCAACGCCGTCGGCACCGGCATCGCCGACGACAAGGCGATCTACTCCTACATGCCCGACATCGTGAAGTTCTATCTCGGCGAGGAGCCGATCCTGAAGAACGTGCCGACCTGGCGCTGCCGCGAGCCGAAGGATCTCGCTTATGTGCTGGACAATCTGAGCGAGCTCGTCGTCAAGGAAGTGCACGGCTCCGGCGGCTACGGCATGCTGATCGGCCCCGCCGCGACGAAGGCGACCATCGAGGCGTTCCGGGAAAAGCTCAAGCGCGAGCCGGAAGGCTTCATCGCGCAGCCGACGCTGGCGCTCTCGACCTGCCCGACCTGCACGGCATCCGGCCTCGCGCCGCGCCACGTCGATTTGCGGCCCTTCGTGCTCACCGGCAGCAAGACCACGACGATCGTGCCCGGCGGGCTGACCCGCGTTGCGCTGAAGGAAGGCTCCCTGGTGGTGAATTCGAGCCAGGGCGGCGGCACCAAAGACACCTGGATCCTGGACGAGTAG
- a CDS encoding competence/damage-inducible protein A, giving the protein MSEIVTAGILVIGDEILSGRTKDKNIGFIAEYLTNIGIDLKEVRVVSDDEADIIAALDALRHRYTYVFTTGGIGPTHDDITADSVAKAFGVGIDHHPEVVARFKERWSEQDLNEARLRMARIPDGAELIQSATILAPGFKIGNVIVMAGVPSIMQAMMDIVSPKLKSGVRMLSESVRANAREGDIGSPLREIAAAHPDTIIGSYPFMDEEQKPNTNLVVRSRDADKLAAAMAAVKDMLAGLNITR; this is encoded by the coding sequence ATGAGCGAGATCGTCACGGCGGGCATTCTGGTCATCGGGGATGAAATCCTGTCCGGCCGGACCAAGGACAAGAATATCGGCTTCATCGCCGAATACCTGACCAATATCGGCATCGACCTCAAGGAAGTCCGGGTCGTTTCCGACGACGAGGCCGACATCATCGCCGCGTTGGATGCGCTGCGGCATCGCTACACCTATGTGTTCACCACCGGCGGCATCGGGCCGACCCACGACGACATCACCGCCGACAGCGTCGCCAAGGCCTTCGGCGTCGGCATCGACCACCATCCGGAGGTGGTCGCCCGCTTTAAGGAGCGCTGGAGCGAGCAGGACCTCAACGAGGCCCGGCTGCGCATGGCCCGCATCCCCGACGGCGCCGAGCTGATCCAGAGCGCCACCATCCTCGCCCCCGGCTTCAAGATCGGCAATGTCATCGTCATGGCCGGCGTGCCGTCGATCATGCAGGCGATGATGGACATCGTCTCGCCCAAGCTGAAATCCGGCGTGCGCATGCTGTCCGAATCGGTCCGCGCCAATGCGCGCGAGGGCGACATCGGCAGTCCGCTGCGGGAAATCGCCGCCGCCCATCCCGACACCATCATCGGCAGCTATCCCTTCATGGACGAGGAGCAGAAGCCCAACACCAACCTGGTGGTGCGCTCGCGCGATGCGGACAAGCTCGCGGCCGCGATGGCGGCGGTGAAGGACATGCTGGCGGGATTGAACATCACCCGGTAG
- the gpt gene encoding xanthine phosphoribosyltransferase gives MAGDAPELSAQERAGRAFPVSWDQFHRDCRALTWRLNEVGPFHAVIAITRGGLVPAAIVARELGVRVIDTVCIASYDHDKQGELQVLKGISESAMKLGGGTGKGLLIVDDLVDTGKTGRLVRQMLPDAHFATVYAKPKGRPLVDTFITEVSQDTWIFFPWDTALSYHPPLRDGAA, from the coding sequence ATGGCTGGTGACGCACCGGAACTGAGCGCGCAGGAGCGGGCAGGCAGGGCCTTCCCGGTCTCGTGGGACCAGTTCCATCGGGATTGCCGGGCGCTGACCTGGCGCCTCAACGAGGTAGGCCCGTTCCACGCGGTGATCGCGATCACCCGCGGCGGCCTGGTGCCGGCTGCGATCGTGGCGCGCGAACTCGGAGTGCGCGTGATCGATACGGTCTGCATCGCCAGCTATGACCACGACAAGCAGGGCGAGCTCCAGGTGCTCAAGGGCATTTCCGAATCGGCGATGAAGCTCGGCGGCGGCACCGGCAAGGGGCTTTTGATCGTCGACGACCTCGTCGACACCGGCAAGACCGGCAGACTGGTGCGCCAGATGCTGCCCGATGCGCATTTCGCCACGGTCTACGCCAAGCCGAAGGGACGGCCGCTGGTAGATACCTTCATTACGGAAGTGTCGCAGGACACCTGGATCTTCTTCCCCTGGGATACCGCGCTGTCCTACCACCCGCCGCTGCGCGACGGCGCGGCGTGA
- a CDS encoding methionine synthase has protein sequence MLFPTTIAGSLPKPEWLAEPNMLWAPWKSQGDELVRAKRDATMLAVKIQEDAGIDIVTEGEQARQHFVHGFLEKIEGIDFAHKVEMGIRKDRYKAMVPQVVAPLRLKGRVHADEARVARTHTKKKLKFTLPGPMTIIDTIADRYYGDRVKMAFAFAELLNEEAKALQADGVDLVQFDEPAFNVYMDEVNDWGIKALERAAQGLTCATAVHICYGYGIKANTDWKETLGAQWRQYEQIFPAIDASPIQQVAIECRNSKVPLDLLALLKTKIVQAGVIDVASDEVETAEDVVKVIDAVSKFVPKSNIIATTNCGMAPMRRDIAEAKLMALGAGAALAREKLG, from the coding sequence ATGCTGTTTCCAACCACGATCGCCGGCTCCTTGCCGAAGCCGGAATGGCTCGCCGAGCCCAACATGCTCTGGGCGCCCTGGAAGTCGCAGGGTGATGAGCTTGTCCGCGCCAAGCGCGACGCGACCATGCTGGCCGTGAAGATCCAGGAGGACGCCGGCATCGACATCGTCACCGAGGGCGAGCAGGCCCGCCAGCATTTCGTGCACGGGTTCCTGGAGAAGATCGAGGGCATCGACTTCGCCCACAAGGTCGAGATGGGCATCCGCAAGGACCGCTACAAGGCGATGGTGCCGCAGGTGGTCGCGCCGCTCCGCCTCAAGGGCCGCGTGCACGCCGACGAGGCCCGTGTGGCGCGCACGCATACGAAGAAGAAGCTGAAATTCACCCTGCCCGGCCCGATGACCATCATCGACACCATTGCCGACCGCTACTACGGCGACCGCGTCAAGATGGCTTTTGCCTTCGCCGAACTTCTGAACGAGGAGGCCAAGGCGCTGCAGGCCGACGGCGTCGATCTCGTGCAATTCGACGAGCCCGCCTTCAACGTCTACATGGACGAGGTCAACGACTGGGGCATCAAGGCGCTCGAGCGCGCCGCGCAAGGTCTCACCTGCGCCACCGCCGTGCACATCTGCTACGGCTACGGCATCAAGGCCAACACCGACTGGAAGGAAACGCTCGGCGCGCAATGGCGTCAGTATGAGCAGATTTTTCCGGCGATCGATGCCAGCCCGATCCAGCAGGTCGCGATCGAGTGCCGCAACTCCAAGGTGCCGCTCGACCTGCTCGCGCTGCTCAAGACCAAGATCGTGCAGGCCGGCGTGATCGACGTTGCCAGCGACGAGGTCGAGACAGCGGAAGATGTCGTCAAGGTGATCGACGCGGTGTCGAAATTCGTCCCCAAGAGCAACATCATCGCCACCACCAATTGCGGCATGGCGCCGATGCGGCGCGACATCGCCGAAGCCAAGCTGATGGCGCTCGGTGCCGGCGCCGCGCTGGCACGCGAGAAGCTGGGATGA
- a CDS encoding glutathione S-transferase N-terminal domain-containing protein, which yields MIDLYYAPTPNGWKISIMLEELGLPYSVKPVNIRAGEQFSPEFLAISPNNRIPAIVDHAPADGGGPFAVFETGAILIYLAEKTGRFLPSDLRGRSTTIQWVMWQMAGLGPMLGQHGHFALYAAEKIPYAIERYRDEAARLYGVLDRQLRKTGAYVAGDYSIADIACFPWTMTHKAQGFTLDDYPNVKRWYAEVRARPQVQAGLAIGKFVKEPFDEESRKIMFGQKAKEVLGKT from the coding sequence ATGATCGACCTCTATTACGCGCCGACGCCGAACGGCTGGAAAATCTCGATCATGCTGGAGGAACTCGGGCTCCCCTACAGCGTGAAGCCCGTCAATATCCGTGCCGGCGAGCAGTTCAGCCCGGAGTTTCTGGCGATCTCTCCGAACAACCGTATCCCCGCGATCGTCGATCACGCGCCAGCCGACGGCGGCGGACCGTTCGCGGTGTTCGAGACTGGCGCGATCCTGATCTATCTGGCGGAGAAGACCGGCCGCTTTCTGCCCAGCGATCTGCGCGGCCGTTCCACCACCATCCAGTGGGTGATGTGGCAGATGGCCGGCCTTGGTCCCATGCTCGGCCAGCACGGCCATTTCGCACTCTATGCGGCGGAGAAGATTCCCTACGCGATCGAGCGCTACCGCGACGAAGCCGCGCGGCTCTACGGCGTGCTCGACCGGCAGCTCCGCAAGACCGGCGCCTATGTCGCCGGCGACTATTCCATCGCCGACATCGCTTGCTTCCCCTGGACCATGACCCACAAGGCGCAGGGCTTCACGCTCGACGACTATCCGAACGTCAAACGCTGGTACGCCGAGGTCCGCGCCAGGCCGCAGGTGCAGGCGGGACTTGCGATCGGGAAATTCGTGAAAGAGCCGTTCGACGAGGAATCACGCAAGATCATGTTCGGCCAGAAGGCTAAGGAAGTGTTGGGGAAGACGTAG